One genomic window of Ziziphus jujuba cultivar Dongzao chromosome 4, ASM3175591v1 includes the following:
- the LOC132803531 gene encoding receptor-like protein 7 translates to MTALPCWSSRTAFDIAKFASANPFAYPKVSSWRLEENRDCCSWDGVECDTDTGRVVALDLSSSFLRGSMNSTSTLFNLSQLQRLNLADNNFNFSQIPSAMNHLSRLTYLNLSASYFYCQVPFEISQPSNLSFLDLSCNDLVLKSPNLSSLVRNISNLKELHLSYVDISSGVPSFLANFSSLTSLLLDGCSLHCEFPNGIFLLPNLQVLDLQTNPHLMGYLPEFQSNSSFEVLLLHNTIFSGKIPSSIETLHFLVQLDFGACRLSGLVPSSLVWLGTLTQLTDIGLYSNNLHGHIPSSLGKLTRLTDLNLAANNFKGQIPSFLQNLTQLSVLWIGDNQFTGEIPSWLEIFTLLTHLNLGMNKLHGLIPSSLGRLTSLTYLDLQMNNLKGQIPCFLRNLTNIELLNLCCNELSSTLYFDMFLGLKKLDSLLLGGNKLSKSVQTSKMNAAASRLRSVGLRSCNLTKFADFFRYQDRLRSLYLNGNKIHGRIPKWIWNISTETLAYLEISDNSLTGFEQPPVFIA, encoded by the exons ATGACAGCATTGCCTTGTTGGAGTTCAAGAACAGCTTTTGATATAGCCAAGTTTGCTTCTGCAAATCCTTTTGCGTATCCCAAAGTTTCATCCTGGAGACTAGAAGAGAATAGAgattgctgctcatgggatggTGTGGAGTGTGATACTGACACCGGTCGTGTAGTTGCTCTAGACCTTAGCAGCAGTTTTCTTCGTGGTTCAATGAACTCCACCAGCACCCTCTTCAACCTTTCTCAACTTCAAAGGCTTAACCTTGCTGATAATAATTTCAACTTCTCCCAGATCCCTTCTGCAATGAATCATCTTTCAAGGTTAACATATCTCAACCTTTCTGCttcatatttttattgtcaAGTTCCATTTGAGATCTCACAACCATCTAATCTGTCTTTCCTCGATCTGTCTTGTAATGACTTGGTATTGAAGAGTCCTAATTTGAGTAGCTTGGTTAGAAATATAAGTAACCTGAAAGAACTTCATCTTAGCTATGTTGACATATCCTCCGGTGTGCCTAGCTTTTTGGCAAAtttctcatcattaacatcctTACTTCTAGATGGTTGCAGCTTGCACTGTGAGTTCCCAAATGGAATTTTTCTACTTCCAAACCTACAAGTCCTTGATTTGCAGACCAACCCTCATCTTATGGGTTATCTACCTGAATTTCAATCTAACAGTTCTTTTGAGGTACTGCTACTTCACAACACAATTTTTTCCGGGAAAATACCCTCTTCCATCGAAACCCTTCATTTCCTGGTTCAGTTAGATTTTGGAGCATGTAGGCTTTCAGGGTTGGTTCCATCTTCGCTTG TTTGGCTTGGAACACTAACCCAATTAACTGATATTGGACTTTATTCAAATAACTTGCATGGCCATATCCCATCATCCCTTGGCAAACTAACTAGGCTTACCGATTTGAACCTCGCAGCAAACAATTTTAAGGGTCAAATCCCTTCTTTTCTTCAAAACCTAACCCAACTCTCTGTGTTATGGATTGGTGACAATCAATTCACTGGTGAAATTCCATCTTGGTTGGAAATCTTTACCCTTTTAACTCATTTAAATCTTGGAATGAATAAACTGCATGGTCTTATCCCATCTTCCCTTGGTAGACTAACTAGCCTCACTTATTTGGACCTTCAAATGAACAATTTGAAAGGTCAAATCCCCTGTTTTCTTCGAAACCTCACAAACATTGAACTCCTTAATCTTTGTTGCAATGAATTAAGCAGCACATTATACTTTGACATGTTTCTTGGCTTGAAAAAGCTAGATTCACTTCTTTTAGGGGGTAACAAGTTATCCAAATCTGTTCAAACTAGCAAAATGAACGCAGCTGCTTCAAGGTTACGAAGTGTAGGCTTGCGTTCATGCAATTTAACCAAATTCGCTGATTTTTTTAGGTATCAAGATAGATTACGATCGTTGTACTTGAATGGAAACAAGATACATGGTCGAATACCCAAATGGATATGGAACATAAGCACCGAGACTTTGGCCTATCTGGAAATTTCTGACAATTCCTTGACAGGCTTTGAACAACCTCCAGTTTTTATTGCTTGA
- the LOC125422047 gene encoding receptor-like protein 34: protein MCANGSNVRMIDLSHNQFQGRLPQMLANCMMLQVLNLGNNRFSDVFPSWLGTLLNLRFEGSIPHSIGILQRLHVLNLSNNIFNGKIPSSLGNITELESLDLSNNKLSGQIPPQLAQLTFLEVFEVSHNHLTGPIPQMNQLSTFDVGSYEGNLGLCGNPLPRKCESSVPPSGLEEEQVSKSTLEFHWMTVVPGYVSGLVIGMVIGQFFAPQKHDWFVKTFGQRKQKGRRRKRNPWRN from the exons ATGTGTGCAAATGGAAGCAATGTGAGAATGATTGATCTAAGCCACAATCAGTTCCAAGGACGTTTACCACAAATGTTGGCCAATTGTATGATGCTTCAAGTTCTCAATCTTGGGAATAATCGATTCAGTGATGTTTTCCCTTCATGGTTAGGGACTCTTCTGAACTTAAG ATTTGAAGGATCAATTCCACACAGCATCGGAATCTTACAAAGGCTTCATGTGCTCAATCTTTCCAACAACATTTTCAATGGTAAAATCCCATCATCCTTGGGAAACATAACAGAGCTAGAATCACTTGATCTCTCCAACAACAAGCTTTCAGGACAGATCCCTCCACAACTTGCACAACTGACATTTCTTGAAGTCTTTGAGGTTTCTCATAACCATCTCACTGGACCTATACCCCAAATGAACCAACTTAGCACGTTTGATGTCGGTTCATACGAGGGGAACTTGGGATTATGCGGGAATCCATTGCCAAGAAAATGTGAAAGTTCAGTACCACCTTCAGGTTTAGAAGAAGAACAAGTTTCAAAATCTACATTAGAGTTTCATTGGATGACAGTTGTGCCAGGATATGTGAGTGGACTAGTAATTGGAATGGTTATTGGGCAATTTTTTGCACCGCAGAAGCATGATTGGTTTGTGAAGACTTTTGGGCAGCGGAAACAAAAAGGCAGAAGGAGGAAGAGGAATCCGTGGAGAAATTGA
- the LOC132803532 gene encoding receptor-like protein 7, with amino-acid sequence MDFLPLLHLILIITTCVASFGQPLCHNDDNVSLLEFKKSFNLDKFASINPFAYPKVSSWRLEENGDCCSWDGVGCDTDTGRVVALDLSSSFLHGSINSTSTLFNLSQLQRLNLADNDFNFSHIPSAMGHLSRLTYLNLSHSSFYGQVPFEISGLSNLSFLDLSYNDLELKSTNLSRLVRNLINLKQVHLTYVGVSSTVPSFLANFSSLTSLLLSDCGLQGEFPNGIFQLPNLQVLNLRNNPRLSGYLPEFHSNSSFEVLLLHNTSFSRKIPSSIENLHFLLQLDFGACRFSGLVPSSLRKLTRLTSLDLSGNNFEVNQFPSFLQNLTQLTKLRLKECQLTGEIPGWLGKLTRLTDLGLYSNNLHGHIPSSLGKLTRLTDLNLAANNFEGQIPSFLQNLTQLSVLWIGDNQFTGEIPSWLETFTLLTHLNLGMNKLHGLIPSSLGRLTSLTYLDFQMNNLKGQIPSFIQNLTNLTYLSLQDNELSGTLYFDMFLGLKNLESLLLGRNKLSILVQTSNMNATVPRFRSLDLASCNLTEFPYFLRYQDRLEWLVLHGNKIHGQIPKWIWNLSIQTMANVDVSDNYLTGFEQTPVFIAWVHLISLDLSFNKLKGQLPIPPPSTIEYHVSNNKLSGQISPFFCNLSSLLVLDLSNNQLTGKLPKCLENFRNTLLVLNMSNNHFRGSIPQMCANGSNVRMIDLSHNQFQGSLPQMLANCMKLEVLNLGNNRFNDVFPSWLGTLPNLRLLILRSNNLHGVIRELSYPGFFSLHVFDLSNNSFAGKLSSQFLKNLEAMRFKDPANSSYLVANFSFDVKAVTWSNEFAYSITITNKGMVMLYEKVQEVFAVIDLSSNRFEGSIPESLGILQGLHVLNLSNNILTGKIPSTLGNITELESLDLSNNKLSGQIPQQLSQLTFLSVFKVAHNHLTGPIPQLNQLSTFDVSSYEGNNGLCGTPLPKKCESSVPPSGFEDEQDAESALEFYWITIVPAYVSGLVIGVVIGQIYATKKHDWFVKTFGQWKQKRRRRKMQRFPWRY; translated from the coding sequence atggacTTCCTACCACTGCTTCATCTTATTCTCATCATCACCACTTGCGTTGCTTCTTTTGGGCAGCCACTTTGCCATAATGATGACAACGTTTCCTTGTTAGAATTCAAGAAAAGCTTTAATTTAGACAAGTTTGCTTCTATAAATCCTTTTGCATATCCCAAAGTTTCATCTTGGAGACTAGAAGAGAATGGAgattgctgctcatgggatggTGTGGGGTGCGATACTGACACCGGTCGTGTCGTTGCTCTAGACCTCAGCAGTAGTTTCCTTCATGGTTCTATAAACTCCACCAGCACCCTCTTCAACCTTTCTCAACTTCAAAGGCTTAACCTTGCTGATAATGATTTTAACTTCTCTCATATCCCTTCTGCAATGGGTCATCTTTCAAGGTTAACATATCTCAATCTTTCTCATTCATCTTTTTATGGTCAAGTTCCATTTGAGATCTCAGGACTCTCAAATCTGTCTTTCCTTGATCTATCTTACAATGATTTGGAATTGAAGAGTACAAATTTGAGTAGGTTGGTTAGAAATTTAATAAACCTGAAACAAGTTCATCTTACTTATGTTGGCGTATCCTCCACAGTGCCTAGCTTTTTGGCAAATTTCTCTTCATTAACATCCTTACTTCTAAGTGATTGCGGATTGCAAGGTGAGTTCCCAAACGGAATTTTTCAACTTCCAAACCTACAAGTTCTTAATTTGAGGAACAACCCTCGTCTTTCAGGTTATCTACCTGAATTTCACTCTAATAGTTCTTTTGAGGTATTGCTACTTCACAACACaagtttttctagaaaaataccCTCTTCCATTGAAAACCTTCATTTCCTGCTTCAGTTAGATTTTGGAGCATGTAGGTTTTCTGGATTGGTTCCATCTTCGCTCCGTAAACTAACCAGGCTTACTTCTTTGGACCTCTCAGGAAATAATTTTGAGGTAAATcaatttccttcttttcttcaaAACCTCACCCAGCTCACCAAGTTACGTCTAAAAGAATGTCAGTTAACTGGTGAAATTCCAGGTTGGCTTGGAAAACTAACCCGATTAACTGATCTTGGACTTTATTCAAATAACTTGCATGGCCATATCCCATCATCCCTTGGCAAACTAACTAGGCTTACCGATTTGAACCTCGCAGCAAACAATTTTGAGGGTCAAATCCCTTCTTTTCTTCAAAACCTAACCCAACTCTCTGTGTTATGGATTGGTGACAATCAATTCACTGGTGAAATTCCATCTTGGTTGGAAACCTTTACCCTTTTAACTCATTTAAATCTTGGAATGAATAAACTGCATGGTCTTATCCCATCTTCCCTTGGTAGACTAACTAGCCTCACTTATTTGGACTTTCAAATGAACAATTTGAAGGGTCAAATCCCTTCTTTTATTCAAAACCTCACAAACCTTACATACCTTTCTCTTCAAGACAACGAATTGAGTGGCACACTGTACTTTGACATGTTTCTTGGCTTGAAAAATTTAGAGTCACTTTTATTAGGACGTAACAAGTTATCCATACTTGTTCAAACTAGCAATATGAATGCAACTGTTCCAAGGTTCCGAAGTTTAGACTTGGCTTCATGCAATTTAACCGAATTCCCTTATTTTCTAAGGTATCAAGATAGATTAGAGTGGTTGGTTTTGCATGGAAACAAGATACATGGTCAAATACCTAAATGGATATGGAACCTGAGCATACAGACCATGGCCAATGTCGACGTTTCTGACAACTACTTGACAGGCTTTGAACAAACTCCAGTTTTCATCGCTTGGGTTCACTTGATCAGCTTAGATCTTTCATTCAACAAACTAAAAGGCCAGTTACCAATTCCTCCACCATCCACCATTGAGTACCATGTCTCAAATAACAAACTGAGTGGACAAATTTCACCTTTCTTTTGCAATCTGAGTTCGCTACTAGTGCTTGATTTGTCAAATAACCAGTTGACTGGTAAGCTTCCAAAATGTTTGGAAAATTTCAGGAACACTTTACTGGTCTTGAATATGAGTAACAACCATTTTCGTGGTAGCATTCCCCAAATGTGTGCAAATGGAAGCAATGTGAGAATGATTGATCTAAGCCACAATCAGTTCCAAGGAAGTTTACCACAAATGTTGGCCAATTGTATGAAGCTTGAAGTTCTCAATCTCGGGAATAACCGATTCAATGATGTTTTCCCTTCATGGTTAGGGACTCTTCCAAACTTAAGGCTACTTATACTGCGATCAAACAATCTTCATGGAGTGATTAGGGAACTTAGCTATCCTGGGTTTTTTAGTCTGCATGTTTTTGATCTCTCCAATAACAGTTTTGCAGGTAAATTGTCATCTCAATTCTTAAAAAATTTGGAGGCCATGAGATTTAAAGACCCTGCCAATTCATCGTATCTGGTGGCAAACTTCAGTTTTGATGTAAAGGCTGTAACATGGAGCAATGAATTTGCTTACTCAATAACCATAACAAACAAAGGCATGGTTATGCTTTATGaaaaggttcaagaagtttttgcAGTCATTGACCTTTCAAGTAACAGATTTGAAGGATCAATTCCAGAGAGTTTGGGGATTTTACAAGGGCTTCATGTGCTTAACCTTTCCAACAACATTCTCACTGGTAAAATCCCATCAACCTTGGGAAACATAACGGAGCTTGAATCACTTGATCTTTCCAACAACAAGCTCTCAGGACAGATCCCTCAGCAACTTTCACAATTGACATTTCTTAGTGTGTTTAAGGTTGCTCATAACCATCTCACTGGACCTATACCCCAACTGAACCAGCTTAGCACATTCGATGTCAGTTCGTATGAGGGGAACAATGGATTATGCGGAACTCCATTGCCAAAAAAGTGTGAAAGTTCAGTACCACCTTCAGGCTTTGAAGATGAACAAGATGCAGAGTCCGCATTGGAGTTTTATTGGATCACAATCGTGCCGGCATATGTTAGTGGACTAGTAATTGGAGTGGTTATTGGGCAGATATATGCAACCAAGAAGCATGATTGGTTTGTGAAGACCTTTGGCCAGTGGAAACAAAAACGCAGGAGGAGGAAGATGCAGAGGTTTCCATGGAGATATTGA